One genomic window of Cannabis sativa cultivar Pink pepper isolate KNU-18-1 chromosome 2, ASM2916894v1, whole genome shotgun sequence includes the following:
- the LOC115720842 gene encoding GTP-binding protein BRASSINAZOLE INSENSITIVE PALE GREEN 2, chloroplastic-like: protein MLLARSHSLIKLRRYCSISVFIRSLTVCSSSLLNNPSTSKPHFQNTAECPQFHFMFPRYFSSKTASSSSKQSLPLTRDGNYNEASPENLVVCPGCGVHMQDADPKHPGFFVKPSQKDPRTYRLHAHLEPVCQESEVSDFLKRGTVIEPETNDSDVGVAEVRHERPVVCARCHSLRHYGKVKDSTVENLLPDFDFDHTIGRKLVSTSGTRSVVLMVVDASDFDGSFPKKVANLVSDTIEEHLTAWKLGKSGNVPRVVLVVTKIDLLPSSISPTRFEHWVRQRAREGGSNKLTSVHLVSAVRDWGLKNLVDDVIALAGQRGNVWAIGAQNAGKSTLINSLGKHVGGKVSHLTEAPVPGTTLGIVRVEGVLPRQAKLFDTPGLLHPHQIATRLTREEQKLVYISKELKPRTYRIKAGHSVHIAGLMRLDVEELSVDSIYVTVWASVYLPLHMGKTENSCEMVEEHFGHQLQPPIGKARVKELGQWVRKEFRVCGNSWDSSSVDISAAGLGWFAIGLKGEAQLGVWTYDGIDVVLRNSLIPQRSQYFEVSGFTVSKIVSKADQSSNKALRQSEKKKPNNRKETTPANAEPVS, encoded by the exons ATGCTTCTAGCTAGAAGTCACTCTCTCATAAAGCTTAGGCGCTATTGTTCTATCTCGGTCTTCATTCGATCCTTAACAGTTTGTTCTTCATCATTGTTAAATAACCCTTCTACCTCAAAACCTCATTTTCAAAACACAGCAGAATGTCCACAATTCCATTTCATGTTTCCCCGATACTTCTCTTCGAAGACTGCAAGTTCTTCTTCCAAACAATCTTTACCTCTTACCCGTGATGGAAATTACAACGAAGCTAGTCCTGAGAATCTTGTTGTCTGCCCTGGTTGCGGGGTTCATATGCAAGATGCTGACCCTAAACACCCTGGCTTTTTCGTTAAACCTTCGCAGAAAGACCCTAGGACTTATCGGTTGCATGCCCATCTTGAACCTGTTTGTCAAGAGTCTGAAGTCTCAGATTTCCTTAAAAGGGGTACTGTGATTGAGCCCGAAACCAATGACAGTGACGTTGGTGTGGCTGAAGTTAGGCACGAAAGGCCGGTTGTATGTGCACGGTGCCATTCTTTAAGGCATTATGGGAAGGTGAAGGATTCTACAGTGGAGAACTTATTGCCTGATTTTGACTTTGATCATACCATTGGAAGGAAGCTGGTATCCACATCGGGGACTCGGTCGGTTGTGCTAATGGTCGTGGATGCATCAGACTTTGATGGTTCATTCCCTAAAAAGGTTGCGAACTTGGTGTCAGATACAATTGAAGAGCATTTAACAGCTTGGAAACTGGGGAAGTCAGGGAATGTGCCTAGAGTAGTGCTTGTGGTGACAAAAATTGATTTATTACCGAGCTCTATATCACCGACGAGATTCGAGCACTGGGTTAGGCAACGAGCAAGGGAGGGTGGATCTAACAAGTTAACAAGTGTGCATTTGGTCAGTGCTGTGAGGGATTGGGGGTTGAAGAATCTTGTTGATGATGTCATCGCTTTAGCCGGGCAAAGAGGGAATGTTTGGGCAATTGGGGCACAGAATGCTGGGAAGAGTACTCTGATAAATTCATTAGGAAAGCATGTTGGAGGGAAGGTTTCTCACTTGACAGAAGCACCTGTTCCTGGTACAACATTGGGGATTGTTAGAGTAGAAGGCGTTCTTCCTCGTCAGGCAAAGTTATTCGATACTCCAGGGCTTTTGCATCCCCATCAAATTGCAACAAGGTTAACAAGAGAAGAACAGAAACTTGTCTACATTAGCAAAGAGTTGAAGCCAAGGACTTACAGGATCAAG GCTGGTCATTCAGTTCATATTGCTGGTCTTATGAGGCTAGATGTAGAGGAATTATCCGTCGATTCTATATATGTTACGGTATGGGCATCCGTTTATCTTCCATTACACATGGGTAAAACCGAAAATTCATGTGAAATGGTAGAAGAACATTTCGGTCATCAGTTGCAG CCACCAATTGGAAAAGCTAGAGTTAAAGAGCTCGGGCAGTGGGTGAGAAAGGAGTTTCGCGTCTGTGGCAATAGCTGGGACTCTAGCTCTGTTGATATCTCAGCTGCTGGTCTCGGTTGGTTTGCTATTGGACTCAAAGGAGAAGCTCAACTAGGCGTGTGGACTTACGATGGAATTGATGTTGTTCTTCGCAATTCATTAATTCCTCAAAGATCACAGTATTTTGAAGTTTCGGGTTTTACTGTGTCCAAAATCGTTTCCAAGGCTGATCAGTCTTCAAATAAGGCGTTGCGCCAGAGTGAGAAGAAGAAACCAAACAACCGAAAGGAAACTACACCAGCTAATGCAGAGCCTGTTTCTTAA
- the LOC133028994 gene encoding G-type lectin S-receptor-like serine/threonine-protein kinase At4g27290, translating into MELVSFLVTLLLVLSLFSVSTTTFAVVHNDTIRPLDILRHNYSNNSFLVSKEGRFVLKFFTLRNKGFQGYLGILCNDIDYVVCVANPCGFFNHLYLGIWYNNITSYSDVVWVANRCEAIIVTSGLLSIDNRGNLVLFSEENNSKREIVWSTNSSKQAAKPLVQLLDNGNLVLRDEKDDNTTNYLWESFYYPTDSLLPGMKLGWDLRRGLNRRLSSWKSSDDPCHGNFTYGIEFDEELHTYPQLIARNGTAIFYRQGMWDSISSSQNSGYEFVYNDDEVFYIQNNKSMISRIVMRDDGRIEHQDWRENFYSLICPGDQCDSYGFCGANSQCNVTTVTQDYGICYCLKGFKQKNQEQWSEGCERLYSPASCHDEEKEEFREYLGMRVPDTKNSLVSKSNNASECESKCLTNCSCMAYSFTYSESNVFVADTVCVLWFGDLFDIRQLPSGGGGGHTHLKIESRTDPKREEKVKVKSLVMIIGIIIGLGGGILLIAFCICRKTHIFERNENKDDELELPFFHLHTISLATDNFSEANKLGEGGFGPVYKGTLEGGQEIAVKSLSMCSGQGASEFKNEIKLIAKLQHRNLVKIFGYY; encoded by the exons ATGGAGTTGGTTTCTTTTCTGGTTACCTTATTACTTGTTTTGAGTCTTTTTTCTGTGTCTACAACTACTTTTGCTGTGGTTCATAATGATACAATTAGACCATTAGATATTCTCAGACATAATTACAGCAATAATTCTTTCTTGGTATCCAAAGAAGGAAGGTTTGTACTGAAATTCTTTACTTTAAGAAATAAGGGATTCCAAGGCTATCTGGGAATTTTGTGCAACGACATTGATTATGTAGTTTGTGTTGCAAATCCAT GTGGTTTCTTCAACCATCTTTATCTTGGAATTTGGTATAACAACATAACAAGCTATTCAGATGTAGTTTGGGTTGCAAACCGATGTGAAGCAATCATTGTAACATCTGGTTTGTTGAGTATAGACAACAGAGGAAATCTTGTGCTTTTTTCAGAAGAAAATAATAGTAAGAGAGAAATTGTTTGGTCTACAAACTCGTCCAAACAAGCCGCGAAACCATTGGTTCAGCTTTTGGATAATGGTAACTTGGTTTTGAGAGATGAGAAAGATGATAACACAACAAACTACTTATGGGAAAGCTTTTATTATCCTACTGATTCATTGTTACCAGGAATGAAATTGGGATGGGACTTGAGGAGAGGTCTCAATAGGCGATTATCGTCGTGGAAGAGCTCTGATGATCCTTGTCATGGAAATTTCACTTATGGGATTGAGTTTGATGAAGAACTCCATACATATCCCCAACTAATAGCTCGTAATGGAACTGCAATATTTTATCGTCAAGGGATGTGGGATAGCATAAGTTCAAGCCAAAATTCTGGCTATGAATTTGTTTACAATGATGATGAAGTTTTTTACATACAAAATAATAAGTCAATGATCTCAAGAATTGTCATGAGAGATGATGGAAGAATTGAACACCAGGATTGGAGAGAAAACTTTTACAGCTTAATCTGCCCAGGAGACCAATGTGATTCCTATGGATTTTGTGGAGCTAATTCACAATGTAATGTCACAACTGTAACACAGGATTATGGAATATGTTATTGCTTAAAAGGGTTTAAGCAAAAGAATCAAGAACAATGGTCAGAAGGGTGTGAAAGATTATACAGTCCCGCGAGTTGCCATgatgaagagaaagaagaatttcgggaatatttAGGTATGAGAGTGCCTGATACTAAAAATAGTTTGGTGAGTAAGAGTAACAATGCAAGTGAATGTGAGAGTAAATGCTTGACCAATTGCTCTTGTATGGCTTATAGCTTTACATACTCTGAGTCCAATGTCTTTGTAGCAGACACTGTTTGTGTCCTCTGGTTTGGAGATCTGTTTGATATTAGACAACTTCCTTCTGGTGGTGGTGGAGGACACACACATTTGAAAATAG AATCAAGAACTGATCCTAAACGAGAGGAGAAGGTGAAAGTGAAGAGCCTAGTTATGATTATAGGTATCATCATTGGATTAGGTGGTGGGATTCTTTTGATTGCCTTTTGCATTTGCAGGAAGACACACATTTTTG AGAGAAACGAAAACAAAGATGATGAATTGGAGCTTCCATTTTTCCATCTACATACAATTAGTCTTGCCACTGATAATTTTTCAGAGGCTAATAAGCTTGGAGAGGGTGGTTTTGGACCTGTATACAAA GGTACATTGGAAGGAGGTCAAGAAATTGCTGTGAAAAGCCTATCAATGTGTTCTGGACAAGGAGCCAGTGAGttcaaaaatgaaattaaactgATTGCTAAGCTTCAACATCGGAATCTTGTCAAGATATTTGGTTATTATTaa